A single Theropithecus gelada isolate Dixy chromosome 7b, Tgel_1.0, whole genome shotgun sequence DNA region contains:
- the LOC112629456 gene encoding olfactory receptor 4K13, with protein sequence MERTNHSVVFEFILLGLCKSQNLQILFFLGFSVVFVGIVLGNLLILVTVTFDARLHTPMYFLLINLSCIDMILASFATPKMIVDFLRERKTISWWGCYSQMFFMHLLGGSEMMLLVAMAIDRYVAICKPLHYMTIMSPRVLTGLLLSSYAVGFVHSSSQMAFMLNLPFCGPSVIDSFFCDLPLVIKLACKDTYILQLLVIADSGLLSLVCFLLLLLSYGIIIFSVRHRAASRSSKAFSTLSAHITVVTLFFAPCVFIYVWPFSRYSVDKILSVFYTIFTPLLNPIIYTLRNQEVKAAIKKILCI encoded by the coding sequence ATGGAAAGAACAAATCATTCAGTggtatttgaatttattttgttggGACTTTGCAAATCTCAAAATCTTCAGATTTTATTCTTCTTGGGATTCTCTGTGGTCTTCGTGGGGATTGTCTTAGGAAACCTTCTCATTTTGGTGACTGTGACCTTTGATGCACGCCTTCACACACCAATGTATTTTCTGCTTATCAACCTCTCCTGCATTGATATGATCCTGGCTTCTTTTGCTACCCCTAAGATGATCGTAGATTTCCTCCGAGAACGTAAGACCATCTCATGGTGGGGATGTTATTCTCAGATGTTTTTTATGCACCTCCTGGGTGGGAGTGAGATGATGTTGCTTGTAGCCATGGCAATAGACAGGTATGTTGCCATATGCAAACCCCTCCACTACATGACCATCATGAGCCCACGGGTGCTCACTGGGCTATTGTTATCCTCCTATGCAGTTGGATTTGTGCACTCGTCTAGTCAAATGGCTTTCATGTTGAATTTGCCCTTCTGTGGTCCCAGTGTTATAGACAGCTTTTTCTGTGACCTTCCCCTTGTGATTAAACTTGCCTGCAAGGACACCTACATCCTACAGCTCCTGGTCATTGCTGACAGTGGGCTTCTGTCACTGGTCTGCTTCCTCCTGTTGCTTCTCTCCTATGGAATCATAATATTCTCAGTTAGGCACCGTGCTGCTAGTCGATCCTCTAAGGCTTTCTCCACTCTCTCAGCTCACATCACAGTTGTGACTCTGTTCTTTGCTCCATGTGTCTTTATCTATGTATGGCCTTTCAGCAGATACTCTGTAGATAaaattctttctgtgttttacacAATTTTCACACCTCTCTTAAATCCTATTATTTATACATTAAGAAATCAAGAGGTAaaagcagccattaaaaaaatactctgcatataa